The genomic stretch CAGCAGACATATGAGTTCTTCTAGACAATTGAGAATATAAAACTGAGACTTGTGCTCTAAACCACTGCCTGGAGCATCTCTCCCCCAGTCCCACTTTGAGGCCAGCCAGTTGGGCTTGCTGGCTTGCTGTGGTACCTAGTTTTGGTTGTTGCAAATCCTCTTTTATGCCCCAAACTGCAGAAGAATTAATGCCACCAGCATTCTCAAGGAGCACCATGTGGGTTCAGGTgtcctgtgaaaaaaaaaaaaaaaaatcaaacaaacaccTCCTTGTGTTTTCAGGGACCCAAAACAGGTACTAAGCATGCAGAGCAGATCTGCAAATATTCACTCCTCTAGGCCAGAAGTCCCAGGGTTTGGCTTTATTTGTGGGAGATTTTTCTCACTGTGGGAGATCCCATCTCTGGATCCATCCAAACTGGATCCATTCCCTGACCTCCCTCCCTGATTTTGCAGCTGAGCAATGGTGGCACACTCAGGACCTGCGTCCTCCGTGCCAACACCGTGTATGGGGAGAAGGCAGGCTTCCTGCAGGAGCTGTACTTGCTGGCCAGGGCCAGGAGGGGTGTTCTGAACTACCTGGAGCCCGAGGACACCGAGAGGAATCACACCTACGTGGGTGAGTGAAGGGCTGAGCTCCTTGCATGGGTGCTACCAGCTTTAGTCACAGGGGATTGTGCACGTCAGCTTAGCCATAATCTCCCCAGACTGAGAGATCAGCATGGTGAATGAGCACAAATGGGTTTGGAACCACAAAACTTAGACTGGCTAAAGGATTTTAAAAGCAGCTTCTTATTACTATTTTCCTGGCAAGGGTTTTCTTTATGCCCTTTGAGAAGAGTTTCAGGGATATATGGGCAGCAGAGAGAAATTCTGgctgtgtttttaaaatgtttttgctAGGAAAAGACATTTcttcattagaaaaaaaaattaaactaccACTACTTATCAAGTTCTTTACAGAAAAGGCTGCACTACATGACCAGTTTTAGCAAGCACAAGAAATTACTCACAAAACCTATAGGAAGAATTTGTTTTGGTGCCTTTCAGGGGGGTGTAATTCACCATTAGATCATGCAGGCATTCAGTGATTTCTGTGCAGCACACTTCTATGGCTTTTTCCAAAAGTGCAGATTTTGAAAATGCTGTTAGAGAAGGATCAGGCCCAGATAAATCAAGTGACTCCTTCAAAGGCTCACAGCAGAGGCAGGGATAAAACCCTGCAGCACTGCCTCCTATTCATCCTGCTCTCACTACAAACCACTGTCCTTTTGCTTCACGTGAACCAGGATCACAAGGCACATTAATTGTCCAGCTCAAAGGGGACACCAAAGGTTTAAAGGCTCTTGGAGGCCTGGATTAACGACTCAGTCTCTGTGCAGCACAGCTGAGCACACACGAGTGCCTCCCTGCTTCCCAGCACTGAAGCTGGCACACCCAATGCACTCATTCTATGGTGAGCAGGGAAACTGAGCTCCCCTTGAATGGCTGTTTGTCTCCCTCTGTTATTTCTGCAGGGAATGTGGCTTGGATGCATGTCCTTGCAGCAAGGCACCTGCAgctgaaggcagagctgctggcaggacaGGTATATTACTGCTATGATGACACCCCAAGCAGGAAGGGTTTCCTGGTCAGGCACCAGCTGCTGTCCAGTGCAGACCCCTCAGTGAGGCTGGGCTCTCACATCCCCTACTGGAAGATGTGGGTGATGATACAGCTGCACAGGATCATCAGGGCCATCCTGGCCCCTTTCTGGAGGCCACAGCCTTTCCTCAACGTGTCCCTGCTGAACACCATAGTCACCACTTTCTCCTTTGAGACAGACAAGGCCTCCAGGCATTTTGGGTACAAGCCCCTCTTCACATGGCAGGAGAGCAGGCTCAGGACTGCACAGTGGCTGaaagcagctgcagggagcctgggacccccccagctgcaggaaaagaagAACTGAACAGCAATTTTGGGGTAAGGAGGTTGCTTCTCACAGCAGCAGGTTTCAtctgaattcacagaatcactgggttggaagagaccttcaagatcatcgagtccaacccagccccaacacctcagctaaaccctggcacccagtgccacatccaggctttgttaaacacacccaggggtggagactgcaccacctccccgggcaggccatgccagaactttatcactctttctgtaaaaaactttttcctgatatccaacctatatttcccttggtgcagagAAGGGAGCTTCACAACCTGCACAGGCCTTTGCAAACACAGAAATCCCAGTACAGaaacagagagggagaaaaaCTCACAGGCTGCAAGCTGTGACACCCTTGCCATGCCAAAATCTCAGCTATTTTGTGTCCCATGGGCATTTGAAAccttccctgcacacacacaggacTTGCTGGCCTCCCTCATTgccatggtgccaccatggtgagGGACTTGTGGGAACAAGAGAGAACAAGCTCAGCTGGGAGATGGTGCCCAGAAAACTCCTTTGTGGTAAAATCTGTGAGCCAGTTCTGTTCCACAGCCTAGGAGCTCCACAGTTCTGTTCCACAGTCTGGTCTTGGATATTTGGTGGGGTGGCTGTACCTGGCTCAGACACTGAAGGGCTCTTCAGTGATAGTTTTGGGGAGGACAAGCAAAACCCAGCAGGTTTTTGCTCTGATTTAGGGTTtaataaaaagtaaaaagagaaaaTTCCCTTTTCCAAAACTGCCTTTTGCAAGATGCTTCCTGTTATTCAATATTCCACATATAAAGAATATCTATTTCAAAATATTATCCCTCTAAAAGAAAAGTCCCCGATCTTTTGTCCTAACAAGGCACAGGCTGATTTAATTTTAATTGTATGGATGGAGAAGTGATGTCTACAAGCTTAAAGGTGGGATCCACGTATTTTGTAACTCCAAGTCTCTTACCACAGAGCTCTCCAATGGCAAAACAAAGCAGATTAAAGCCCATAttcagctgctgtgctggcagaAAGCAAGTAAAGTGAAGGCCTTAGGGGCTGCATTTATGCTAAATAACGTTTGAACTCGAGGAGGAAGAGGTCATTTCAACTCCTTGCATGGCTCTGGAGCTGCACAGCCCATCTGGGAGCAGCATTTCACAGATGATATTTTCCTCACACAGATGGGACGGGCACTTCCAGGAGATTCACAGCAAAACTGTGGTTTCTATCAGTTTATCAGCTTCTCTATTTTTAAGACTTGCAGAGAGGCTGGTGAATCTACATTATGCACAACTGAGATGTCAGTTTTCACTTGAGCTTGGAGGAATGGGATATTTTTACAATACTGGCTCAAATTGAAAATAAACACTGTTAATGTCACACTTCTGTGTTCTGTGAATCTGTACCCGTCTCTTGAGTGTTCTTGGAGTAAAAGTGTGCATATGCACAAATAGAAGCTTATTTTAATTACAAGTGCCCTGATACTCCTGGAAACAGCAAGTTTCAGCATGGCATCCTTGATGGAAATGATGAAAATTTGCTTCCTGTTAGTCCTGGTAATTACCCAGGAAGGAAAGTGGAGCAATACAGTGAGAGCTGCCAAGTTAAATTCACACTCATGAGAGAATTCTTTTTCAAAATGAGCTTACAGATGAGAAATCAGTTCTTTTGGTAGTTCATTACTAAGCTCATATAACAATAAGTTTGGCCCAAACTGTTGCAATCTGCTCACAGAGAATTTGAGAAGGTGAAGTGTGTAAATTACCAGTTCCCTTCTATCTTCCCCCTTCCACTTGTGCTGGGAGGGGTTAAGAAAAGGGATAATAAGATTTctgatttttatatattcattacAAGTCTCTTCGCAGTTTTTTTGCCATTATCCAAATGGTAACTGACAATTTTAACAATGTGACAAACAAATACACCTTCAATTCCTCATGCACATCCCAGAGCATC from Melospiza melodia melodia isolate bMelMel2 chromosome 21, bMelMel2.pri, whole genome shotgun sequence encodes the following:
- the HSD3B7 gene encoding 3 beta-hydroxysteroid dehydrogenase type 7, whose amino-acid sequence is MDGAWVYLVTGGCGFVGERIVELLSQQDYIKEVRVFDSVAREEVEKYSTAPTRVTVMRGDIRDPDALLAAMRGVHVVLHTAAVVDYRGTVPFWEMRAVNVGGTENVVRACCALSIPYLLYTSSIAAVGPNTSCEPLLRGNEDTQYTGEVELPYGKTKAMAEKIVLEANGAKLSNGGTLRTCVLRANTVYGEKAGFLQELYLLARARRGVLNYLEPEDTERNHTYVGNVAWMHVLAARHLQLKAELLAGQVYYCYDDTPSRKGFLVRHQLLSSADPSVRLGSHIPYWKMWVMIQLHRIIRAILAPFWRPQPFLNVSLLNTIVTTFSFETDKASRHFGYKPLFTWQESRLRTAQWLKAAAGSLGPPQLQEKKN